Genomic DNA from Myxococcales bacterium:
CGGCCTATCCAACAACGGCTGTGGCGAAATGAGCAAGGCCATTGTATGCCGCTGCGAAGATGTTACGGCGGACGACGTCGCACATGCGGTGGCGTGTGGCTATCGCGATTTGGAAGAGATCAAGCGCTTCACCGGCTTTGGCACCGGGCCGTGCCAAGGCAAAGAATGCCATGCGTTGGTGGCGCGGCAGTTAGTGCAGCTCACCGGCGCCCCGCCGGCAACCATGGCGCCGTTTACCTCGCGGTCGCCGCTGGTGCCAACGCCGTTTCGCGCGTTAGCAGGCCTGGGAGCGCTGGAATCGCCATATCGCGCGCCCGCTGCCGCGACGTTGCCGCCTGCGCCGCAAACACCACGTGAGGCCGACGCGGCGCTCGCCGCGCATGCGCCAACGTTGCCCGCGCACGCCGACACGGTCATTATTGGCGCCGGCGTGATTGGGCTAGCCATCGCGTACTACCTGACGCAAGCGGGCGTGACGGATGTTGTCGTCATCGATCGCAGCTATCTCGCGGGCGGCGCCTCAGGGCGCAATGGCGGCGGCATTCGGCAACAATGGTCGACCGAAACAAATGTGCGCTTGATGCAGGCCTCGGTGGGGCTATGTCGCGACTTCGCAACCGAGCTCGGCGTCAACAATTGGTTTCGCCAAGGCGGCTATCTATTCTTGGCGCGCACCGATGCCGAGGTCGCTAAGCTTGCGCGTAATGCCGATTTGCACGCGCGGCTCGGCATCGGCACGCGCCTCATTTCGCCGGCGCAGGCAGGTGAGCTGGTGCCGGAGCTCAATCTGCAAGGCATCGTCGCCGCGGCATATAACGCAAGCGACGGCATTGTCTTTCCGTGGCCATTTTTATGGGGCTACGCGCAAGCGGCGCAGGCCAAAGGCGCCAAGCTATTTACCCACACCGCGGTGCACGCGCTCGAGCGCGATGGCGGCGAGGCGGGCGGCGGCTTTATCGTGCGCACGGCCCGCGGCAGCGTGCGCGCGCGGCGCGTCGTCAACGCGGCAGGCGCATGGTCGCCTCACATCGCCGCGATGCTTGGCGTTGC
This window encodes:
- a CDS encoding FAD-dependent oxidoreductase; the protein is MSKAIVCRCEDVTADDVAHAVACGYRDLEEIKRFTGFGTGPCQGKECHALVARQLVQLTGAPPATMAPFTSRSPLVPTPFRALAGLGALESPYRAPAAATLPPAPQTPREADAALAAHAPTLPAHADTVIIGAGVIGLAIAYYLTQAGVTDVVVIDRSYLAGGASGRNGGGIRQQWSTETNVRLMQASVGLCRDFATELGVNNWFRQGGYLFLARTDAEVAKLARNADLHARLGIGTRLISPAQAGELVPELNLQGIVAAAYNASDGIVFPWPFLWGYAQAAQAKGAKLFTHTAVHALERDGGEAGGGFIVRTARGSVRARRVVNAAGAWSPHIAAMLGVALPTWPVRHEICSSEPLKPFLQPMVSELASGLYCSQSMRGELVGGCTVPDEGSGLDMSSTSRFLATYAARLTSLMPSLARVKMLRQWAGPYERSPDGNPLLGSPTGLPNFYLAAGFVGHGFMMAPIIGKLYAAWFVGGDAAKHDIFSQYAADRFERGSGAPREDFSIG